The following is a genomic window from Globicephala melas chromosome 6, mGloMel1.2, whole genome shotgun sequence.
ATACAATAAAACCTTGTTTGGATGAAAAAGCATTGAAAGAAATAATAGCACTGCCACTTTCTAATAATACAGTAACTTGTCAAATTAAAGATTTAGCTGCAAACATGAAGACTAGTTTGGTATCTTGACAGAGAAGGGTATTTTTTCCTTACAAATGGAAGAATTTGTAGTCATGGCTGCACTTaccattttgtttgtatttatctGGTATCAGCGCCAAAGCAATTATCAAAGAATATCTTTTTGGTGAACGTTTGACAGAAAACACAAATAGTGCCAAAGTATTCAGTGTGGAATAACTTTTTTGAATTTCATGGTTTATTCCGGAACAACTGTGTTGAATTTGCACTGACGGTGCACAGGTCACACCTGCTAAAAGTACTGGTGCCTTTGCAGGAATCAAGGCAGTGGCACTAAGTGGTACTAGAAGTCATGGTATTCTTCACTGCCATGTACTTCcagtgaaaaataaagttaaaaaatggaaagcTTTACTTAAGAATGCCCTTTATGAAGCAGTAGAAATGActgattttattaaatcttgaccCTAGAGACATCTTTTTAACGTGTCATGTGGTAAGTGGATGTACTTGTTCCATATTGAAATATGATGGTTGTCTTGAGAGAAGGCGTTTTGTGTGATTGAATTGTGAGCTGAACTGGTCCCTGTTTTTCATAGAGAACCATTTTTGcttgaaagaatgactgacaAACGATGGTTATTCATACCTGGATAATCGGCacacattttcttaaaagaatgaaCCAAGCAATCCTGCCAAGGTATTTGTTGCAAGTTAAGTTGTATCCACTACCGTGAATTTGACAGCTTCCCAATACTTAGGAATTTTCTGATGAGATCAGTGATAGCAACCAGTATGACTTTTGGGTATTGTACAGTGAAGTGTGTTAACAGTTGGAAGCTCTGCATAACTTactgaaccaatattttccaaaaaacaaTGTATGAAATTACAAAACCATGCAGGAGTAAAAGATGTGttcaagggatttccctggcggacCAGTGGCTatgactttgccttccagtgaagggggtgcaggttcaatccctggtccgggagctaagatTCCTGCATgtcttgcagccaaaaaaccaaaacataaaacagaagcaatattgtaacaaattcaataaagactttaaaaatggtccacatcaaaaaaatctttaaaaaaaaagatgtgttcaAAGCATTAGATATGCCAGTGGGTTTTAATGTAGCAGGTACAAAAGTTTACTGATAATGGCTTCAGATTCTACGTTGCAACTAACCTTGAAGAAACTAGCATGTGTTGAGTTTTGGATATCCAAGATGAGTATCcagaattatctgaaaaggctttCAAAATACGGCTTCCTTTCCCCACTGCTTTGCTTTGAGTcttgattttcttcatttacttcaaTCAAAGCAGCAGATTGAGTTAGAAGCAGATGTGAGAATCCAGCTGTTTTCTATGAAGGAAAACATCAAAGAGACAagtaaatgtaaaacagtgccactcagtaaattttttgttttggaaaatacagttattttcataaaatatgtttattttaacatgtttattggttTTAAATGAACTCATTCATAGGTTAAATGTTTCTCAGTTTTGTTGTCTACTACAGCAAACATTGTTAGATAGACCCCACTTAAACAAAAGCTCTCTGTAGTCCccaatttttaagagtgtaaaagaGTCCAGAGACCAGAAAATTTGAGAGCTGCTGCCTTAAAAGTATCAAATTGAGTTTGGCAGTGGCAAGATAATAATCTTGACTTGAAAAAGCTACATGCGGTAGGTGGTTGGagggttttttgggtttgtttttaacgTACATGCATTGTTAATCAAAGCAATCCCATTATAGGGACAGTAGAGCTGCTTGACGGTTAAGAACTGGGTTCCCTGAGAGGGGTGGTGCTTGCCATGGTTAAATGCTGTAATTCAGAAAGACATTCACAGGCCTCTGGCCTGTCGTGAACATCAGATGTGAGCTAGTAATAGTAGTGGAATAAGAACCAACTCAAGCATGAATTGTCCACATTGTTAAACTAAAATACTTTATATTCAATTGAGAATTTGTGCCTCCTTCATGCTTTCCCCTTCTGGGGAAGGAGAAGATGAACCGAGTCGTACGTATTTCACATCCCTGTTTCATGTCTTCAGGGTttaccttttcccagactccagtgtcttcaacctttaaaagaaaaaaaaagaaaaaagaaccgaACTTCTTCACCTGTGGCCATCACTACTTTGCTTCTGGGAACTGAGAATTGTCTTTGAGTTTCAGATGTTCTGGTAAATCTGGCTGCTTCTTGGCTTCCTCGCCATCCTCTTGAACTTGCTGAAATAAGTGACTTTAAGAATCAAAGTTCTTACCTGGTCTCGGGTGTCAGCAGTGGCTGCAAAGATGGTTTGAAGGGATGATGGAAGAAAAGCTGGGGTCTCTCCTATGGCGACCTCCCTTCCAATCCGGAGATGTACCATCAGAAGGTTGTCTTCTGCTTGTTTGGAAAGTTAGCTGGGATGCAGGGCCTCAGGACCTTGGCGGGGCTGCGTCTCAGGCTGCGGATCTGGTGGGCCAAGCCCCTGACCCGACAGAAGCCATCGGGGCTCTGCCCCGCCTTATTTCGGTGTCCTAAAGAACAAGACCTCTGTGGCTCGCAAAAGGGTGTTCAAGCATAGGGTTTCAGCAGACTGTATTGCCCTTTTGTTTGTATAATCTGGATTTTAGGGATTGCAGGAAAGCTTCTGATACCTCTGGCGGTTTTAACTTAGAATTACTGTTACCTATTCAAGGCACTGGGTTGAGGGGCTAAGTTCAGACCCTAAATGGGAAATGTCTCCAAGTGTGgtttactttttcttgttttatgatgCAAAATAGAAGATGGTTGAGATCTGGCCACTTCTTTGTGAGGGGGTTGGGCACTGGGGCCGCTCTGAAGGCTCATCCACCAGTGCTGTTGGAAATCTGATGGCTGACAGACGTGGAGGCCACGGGCAGTGTGCAGAGTGCAAAGGCCTGAGCTCTGGGGGCAGGAAGGTCGCTGTTAGAACTGAGTAGCTCTGATCTGCTCTTGTGACATGCTTGCCTGGGTAAAGCTGACTAGGAAGGGGAGCTGGACTGCAATGAAATATACATGATCTGGGAACAGAGGAGAAAATGGCTTTTCTAAATGATCCTTCCTAAAGAGTTGGCAGTGAAACAGAAATTAGTCACAGCTTACTCAGTATTGCCGGGGGCCTTTTCACCTTAACTGTCTGCTTTTCTAGTCTGGTTCATCCTAACGATAACATCTGAGTTAGCACGAGAGTCACAGGGCTCTGTGTTATTTAATCGGGGACCTGTTCGCTCCTCGATGGTACGTGGACAGACGATTACAGCTGTGAAGATCTGAGGCCTTTGCGGGATCCATGATGTTCCTGTCGTGGACGGCTCTGTACGCAGTAACCTCCGCCGTGACTTTAGATCCCAGTTGGTGTCAGCCCTGTGCGGCTCCAGTCCTAAATCTCGGCCAGTCTTTGTTTGCCTGCACTTTGCACCAGTGACGTTTATCCCCTTTTCACAGGGCTGGGCTCACGGGGCGGGCTCTTGACTGGCTCCCTGTCCGCGCAGTCAGTAGTCTCTCTAGTTCGATTCACGAATCCAGAACGTGTCTTTGCTCGTGAGTCGGCGATCTTAGTGTTAGTTGTGGTTAAAGGGTTTGTGTTTTGAGGGGTCGGGAGGGTAAGCAGTGACATACTGAACTctgcttcttttgtttgtttttttaaattttattgacatatagttgatttacagtgttgtgtcaatttctgctatacagcaaagtgactcagttatacagatatgtatatattctttttcatattcttttccattatgattggtcacaggatagtgaatatagttccccgtgttatacggtaggaccttgttgtttatccattctatatataatagttggcctctgctaatcccaaactcccattccttccctcccccacccagcctcCCGCCTTGGCAACTATCgatacaagtctgttctctatatctgtgagtctgttttgtttcttagatatGTTGATTAgtatcgtattttagattccacctataaatgatatgtggtatttgtctttgtctagcttacttcacttagtatgataatctctaggtccatccatgttgctgcaaatggcattatttcattctttttgatggttgagtaatattccagtgtgtgtgtgtgtgtgtgtgtgtgtgtgtatgtacacacacacaccttctttatccatattcatctgttggtggactcTTAGGTTCCATGTCTTGCCTAGTAtaaatagcgctgcagtgaacattggggggggtgcttgtatcttttctCAGCTCTGCTCCTTTCGTGTTGCAGTGTCTGCAGAGATCATGCCGGTCGTTTGGATGCTGTGGCGGGTTGCCAGCCGGATGCTACAGAGACCGGCCTGTGGCTGCCAGGCTCCTGTCCTGCCCAGCCGGTTTCTGGGCACCTCCCCTCAGCAGATTCCAGCGGATGCCAACTACCACTCTACCTCGTTCTCTGAAGCAGACCAACCGCGCGTCTTAATTAcaggttgggtttttttcttttttccacatttgtggctttgttattttctttgtgtGCCAGTGTATTTATTATTGGAATGTCTAACATGCCGCCAGGTAACACTTATTAATCAGAAACTCCCTTTTCCACTCCTGGCTCCCTCCGAAATAGCACAAGTCCCCTGTCCTTATTTTGCCGCTGTTGCCAGGGCTTGGTTTCCCTGCCCAAATCTTTTATTGTCTGAAGGGAGGATCTGGGAACCTGAAGAGGCCCAAAAAGCTGCTGTGCGACTCAGTTCCCCTTTCCTGCGAGGAAGGGCCTGGGAGCCAAGGTGTGTGGGTAGAACGTGGCCTCTGGAATCAGGCGCGTCTTTCCTTGGCCAGCCTTCTCAGGCCAGGCAGTTCCTGCACATGTGTATGGAAGAGATAGCCAGGGCCTGCCCAGGGCCCGAGGAACGCCTCACCGTCACCTCGTGACACTTGCGGCTTACTGTCCACAGACTGGCCCGCTGACCCCTCTCCCCTCGTAGCCACCCAACACCTGGTTCTGTATCTGCTCGCTGCAGACTTGACCATCTGTCCGTAAGTCCTTGCAGCTGACTCAAGCCCCCCTCTGATTTGACTGACGTGTTTTATTGTCCTCTGTTTGCCAGAGTTTCATCCCTTGGCCTCACGTCCTTATCCTTCTTACattcctcagtgtgtgtgtgtttctttcactggcacctcctcttcctctcctgctgTAACTGGGTTTCCAGTGAGGCCAGTTCCCTCTGCACTTCCCCCTGGCTCTCCCAGCTTCTTGTCTGTGTGTTTGATTCCCTCCTCCCTGCACCAACAAAGCATCTTCCAGGGCCCAGTGTTACCGTCAGTGGGCTGGTTTCAGTCCCATGTTAACACACGCTTACAGGAAATCCCACTGTCCATATCTTCCTGCCTCTTACTTTCTCCCAAATGGAATCTAGGGTTGTATTCCCCTGAATGTGTTCCCAGACCCCTAGCTCTCCCATTTCCATCAATGGCATTTGTAAGCGTCCAAATTAAGATGCTGTAATACTCATCTTTAACGTTCTGAGCAGCTCCTTGCCCATCCAGATATCTGCCCCGTTTTTCAGGTGACTTCTTGGTttgtcccttctttctttctcccttcctgttCCTCTCCAGGTCTAATGGAAGGAGGGTGCTCTGCATAATCTCAGCAGAGGTTGATATCAAACTATTATATCTAGCTTTGAGTGTTCTGGTACCCGTAGCAGATAATTTTCACAGCCCATCAAATAACAAAGGCGAAGCTCGTAGTGATTTCCTGACCAGGAGGTCAGGAAGGCCCTGCTCTTCTTACCTGTACCCTGGCTTCCCCTCAGCCCCTCTGTGCTGGAGAGCACTTTTGTCTCTGGAATTAATCTTACCTGTACCCGATCTCTGTCATAGCTCCGAGGAGGTAATTCCGTTCTATCAGACCAACCTGGGGCTTTATCTAGTTAGCTAAGAGTGCCCGTGgagttttcttctattattacATACTGGGAATAATTGAATTGGTTAGATTTAGATTAAAgattcacttttttcttctttatccaggGGGTCTTGGCCAGCTTGGAGTGGGGCTTGCTAGCTTTTTGAGGTAAGAGCTCGCAAAGTTTCCATTTAAATTCTGAGCTTTTCAGGGCTTGTCTTTGGCCCCATGTAACCATTGAatcttttctctcccctcttgcttctctcccctcttgcgtACGTTAAGATATCGTATGTAAATGACCGTTTGGAATGCATTTCATTGTGCCTCTTCATATCACAGACAATGTTTCAGGTCCTCTACTCAGCAGCCCCCAAGCTGGTCCTTCGCCCTCTGCCTTTCCTAGGTTAGGCAAAGTAAGACCTGCCTCTCAGTAAATCACTTGGTTTTCAGATGTTTGGGGGCAGAGGGAAGTATTGTATGTGTAGAAACTAAAAGGAACAGTGTGGGATTTGGAGAGTGGGATAAAAGGATAAGAGGAGAGAAGAACGGGGAGGCAAAGGGAAAAACTCAGGGGCACTGGGAAGAAATTGGTGACAGATACCGGGATGATAATGGGCTGAGGTAGAAGCAGGAGGTGCAGCCCTGAGTGTGCCTGCAACTGCAGGGCTGTGAGTTGAGGACAAGAGGGAAGAAAGGTGTGAAGAGGAGGGATTTGGAGGCTGACGGGACATGACAGTTCCTGTTGGAAAGACTGTTTTCATAGGACCTGTTATGTCCTCCGTGTACCAACTCGTGTGTTTGATTTTCCCTTTAGGAAACGATTTGGGAAGGACAACGTGATTCTGTCTGACATTCGGAAGCCCCCTGAGCACGTCTTCCTTAGTGGTAAGAGGCTCACAGAGCAGGTAGAGAGGCAGCTCCCAGAATCGGTGTCACCGCTCATAACCAGGCTTGTGAATTAAAGAAAGAGGAGTATTTGAGGCACACCTGTGccacttaaaaatgtttcatgGTTTTGTCCTCATTAGTTCTGTAAAAAGCCTACGGTACAGCTACTGCTTGTTCAAGGGATCCAAGGACAGGAGAGTTCTTCAGACCTTGACATGAAGTTGTGGGAATAGTATCTTTGGATATTATTTGGAGCAGTATCTGTGGGATAAAACTGATTCCTGTCTTTCAGAGTTTTAGTGAACTTAGCTCAgagagaaagcaaacaaaaatcaagtTCTGAAATGAGGGAAAGGAACTTTAAATTTTGGAGAAATTAATCCACATATTTCAACGTGAACTTGTTCTTAAACtactgtgcacacacacagaccccaGACTCCTCTAGTCAGGTTGTCTACACCTCAAAGATGTTTTTATAATTCCAGTCCTTCCTGGTTCTGTGTCAGCCTTTTGCTGTTTACCATGGGGAAGAGCGGTAATTTGCTGAAAGTGGGGGAAATTGGCACAAAACATCGGCTCTGCCTCTAGCCTAACCAGGTGTGGTGAACTCTTAATTTATAGTTCTTTTATACCatggtgggttttttgtttttgtaaacccatttctctattcctttaaaatatgcaactttttttttttttttttttgctgcaccacgcggcatgcggatcctccccaaccagggattgacctgtgccccctgcactggaagcgcagagtcttaaccactggaccaccagggaagtcctaaactatgcaacttttttttttttaaaaaagggaacactatttatttatttatttttgctgtgttgggtcttcgtttctgtgcgagggctttctctagttgtggcgagcgggggccactcttcattgcggtgcacaggcctctcactgtcgcggcctctcgttggggagcacaggctccagacgcacaggctcagtagttgtggctcacgggcctagttgctccgcggcatgtgggatcttcccagaccagggctcgaacctgtgtcccctgcattggcaggcagattctcaaccactgcgccaccagggaagccctatgcaacTTTTAAGCAGGGTGAAATCTCTGTGTGCCTATAGGTTTGGCAACTCAAGCCAGTTGCCTGGTCATTACTCCAGTTcttaattttattctgtttgatactggcaagctacttaacctctctatgcctcagtttcctcatcaacaaAATATCCGCCTCGAAGGCTGTGAGAGTTAAACATACAGAAAGCCCTTAGAACAGCACCCAGCAGGTGTGTGCCCTGTATAAGCATTAGCTGCTGTTAGCCGTGGGGTGGCTGGGATTTGTTATTCTCCGTAAGGAAAGTGCTGGGGAGTGTCCAAGTTGTTGTTATCAAGTCGGTACCAGTGGAATTCAAAGTCAGCGGGGGAGGGGAAAAGATCTGTTGAGCTTTTCAAGCTCGGAACTCTTTTACTTCCTGGTTTCACTGCTCCTTGCAGGCCCGTTTATTTATTCCGACATCCTGGATTACAAGAATCTGCGGGAGATCGTGGTGAACAACCGTGTCACCTGGCTGTTTCATTACAGCGCTCTGCTCAGTGCAGTGGGAGAAGCAAACGTGTCCCTGGCCAGAGCTGTGAACATCACTGGTGAGTCTCTGGATCTTGCCCCAGATGACCCGTCTGCCAGATTTCCCAGTTCTTTGGGAAGAGGTTTCCCAGTTTACGACATCTGCTTGTTTCAGGACTGCACAATGTCCTGGACGTTGCCGAGGAGCACGGTCTGCGATTGTTTGTGCCAAGCACCATCGGGGCGTTTGGACCTACTTCTCCGCGGAACCCAACCCCCGATCTCTGTATCCAGAGACCCAGGACTATCTACGGGGTGTCCAAGGTCCACGCGGAGCTCATGGGCGAGGTAAGCATCACTTGGCAAGATGACgcagtgtttccttttctgtttctgccTCAAACACCTGCTGGTTCATCCTTGGAGGggactctctccctcccttaaTCTCTGCCCCCAGAAATGCTCGGGGACTGAGTGTGTTTGCCAAGTGGTCAGTACCGACAGCTCCAGAGGAATCCTCAGTCCTGTGCTAACACAACACTTCGTACACGCCCCTCGAACGGCACCCCGTCTTTGGTTTGCTGCCCATCTTATTTGTACTGCACTGTTCTTTCAGGTTCCCAATATTGGTAGTTATCagaggtaattttaaaataacctcagacgtctttttggttttattttttaatacgcTTTGTCTTTATAACTCTATAGCACATTTTAGCCGGTTTCTGATCCTTCGTCTAATATATCACAGTCACCATCTTTCCCTATACTCCTCCCCGCACTGCACCGCAGGACAGGCTTGTGGAGATTTGTTCAGGACTGTGTGCAGGGTCTCCCTTCCAAAGAAAGGCTGGAAATCCTTACTCTCGGCTGATCTGTTATTTACAGTGTCGCCTAGTGATGTTATCAGCAGAATGACGATTCTTTGAAGATAAAAACTTCAGggttatt
Proteins encoded in this region:
- the LOC115864957 gene encoding L-threonine 3-dehydrogenase, mitochondrial → MPVVWMLWRVASRMLQRPACGCQAPVLPSRFLGTSPQQIPADANYHSTSFSEADQPRVLITGGLGQLGVGLASFLRKRFGKDNVILSDIRKPPEHVFLSGPFIYSDILDYKNLREIVVNNRVTWLFHYSALLSAVGEANVSLARAVNITGLHNVLDVAEEHGLRLFVPSTIGAFGPTSPRNPTPDLCIQRPRTIYGVSKVHAELMGEYYYYRYGLDFRCLRYPGIISADSQPGGGTTDYAVQIFHDAVKNGRFECNLKPSTRLPMMYIDDCLRATLEVMEAPAESLSMRTYNVNAMSFTPAELAQEILKHVPEFQITYNVDPVRQAIADSWPMNFDDSNARKDWGWKHDFDLPELVTTMLNFHGSESRVAQAN